In the genome of Desulfofarcimen acetoxidans DSM 771, one region contains:
- a CDS encoding PLP-dependent cysteine synthase family protein: MICDNILKTICNTPMIRINRLNPNPNVEIYAKFEGTNPGGSIKDRIALKMIEQAEAEGVLNRKKTIIEATSGNTGIALAMIGAVKDYKVEIVMSEAVSIERRKMIQAFGAKVILTDPEFGTDGAILKVRKLLEQYPDRYFCTDQFTNKYNKLAHSEITAEEIWFQTNGRVDYFVSGLGTSGTLMGVGAGLKKYNPKIKIISAEPVAGHYIQGLKNLQEAIVPGIYNEAELDEIIMIETEEAFEMARQIVRKEGIFVGMSSGASMLGAVKIARKLSSGVIVTIFPDRGEKYLSTDLFKSEAGDGKLGRMEADRFCRKYK, encoded by the coding sequence ATGATTTGCGATAATATACTCAAGACCATATGCAATACGCCGATGATCAGAATTAATCGGCTGAATCCAAACCCAAATGTGGAGATCTATGCAAAATTTGAAGGCACAAATCCCGGAGGAAGCATAAAAGATCGGATTGCGCTTAAGATGATCGAGCAGGCCGAGGCCGAAGGTGTACTTAACAGGAAAAAAACCATCATAGAGGCAACTTCTGGCAATACAGGCATTGCGCTGGCGATGATCGGAGCGGTCAAGGACTACAAGGTGGAAATTGTTATGAGTGAAGCCGTATCGATCGAAAGGCGCAAGATGATACAGGCATTCGGCGCGAAGGTCATCCTGACCGATCCGGAATTTGGAACGGACGGTGCTATTCTTAAAGTACGCAAGTTGCTGGAGCAATATCCGGATCGCTATTTCTGCACAGATCAGTTCACGAATAAGTACAATAAACTCGCCCATAGTGAAATTACTGCCGAAGAGATCTGGTTCCAAACGAATGGCAGAGTTGATTATTTCGTTTCAGGGTTGGGAACATCGGGAACCTTGATGGGGGTTGGTGCCGGCCTGAAAAAGTACAATCCTAAAATAAAAATCATCAGTGCGGAACCGGTTGCCGGGCATTATATTCAGGGTCTGAAAAATCTTCAGGAAGCGATTGTTCCGGGCATTTATAATGAAGCTGAACTGGATGAAATTATTATGATCGAAACTGAGGAAGCCTTCGAGATGGCCCGTCAGATTGTCCGCAAGGAAGGGATCTTTGTCGGCATGAGCAGTGGTGCGTCCATGTTAGGAGCGGTTAAAATTGCCCGCAAGCTTTCTTCAGGTGTAATTGTTACTATTTTTCCTGATCGTGGAGAAAAATATTTAAGCACGGATCTCTTCAAGTCTGAGGCAGGTGATGGAAAATTAGGACGGATGGAGGCAGACAGATTTTGCCGCAAATACAAATAA
- a CDS encoding thioesterase II family protein, with protein sequence MEPQRTVTPWLLACPEAKDKIRLFCMSYAGGGASIYRGWINAFPDDVGVYPIQLPGRENRIAEPPFFEMMELVDAISEAIVPYLRCPFIFFGHSIGARIAFELARNLRRKWKNQPCRLIVSGSRAPHLPEPKPLRHLPDDEFVKELRRFSGTPEVILQSRELMEVFIPILRADFAVNETYVYAEDVPLDCPISAYGGTEDMEANRAEIEAWACHTSCDFTLEMIEGDHFFLQKRREFLLQSVLRIVYKHLKLSYKEKGCQS encoded by the coding sequence ATGGAACCTCAAAGAACAGTCACTCCGTGGCTGCTTGCCTGTCCCGAAGCTAAAGATAAAATTCGCCTTTTCTGCATGTCCTATGCAGGCGGAGGAGCCTCTATTTACAGGGGATGGATAAATGCTTTCCCCGATGATGTAGGCGTATACCCAATACAGCTTCCAGGAAGGGAAAACAGGATAGCGGAACCACCGTTTTTTGAAATGATGGAACTGGTGGATGCGATCTCCGAAGCAATTGTTCCGTACTTGCGGTGTCCGTTTATCTTTTTTGGCCACAGCATAGGAGCGCGCATCGCGTTCGAACTTGCACGAAACCTGCGAAGAAAATGGAAGAACCAGCCTTGCCGCCTGATTGTTTCAGGAAGCCGCGCCCCACACTTGCCGGAACCAAAACCCCTTCGTCATCTGCCGGATGATGAATTTGTAAAGGAACTGCGTCGTTTTTCAGGTACACCCGAGGTAATTTTGCAAAGCAGAGAACTCATGGAAGTGTTTATCCCGATTCTGCGCGCGGACTTTGCTGTTAACGAAACATATGTCTATGCGGAGGATGTACCGCTTGATTGCCCCATTTCGGCATACGGCGGTACGGAGGATATGGAAGCGAATCGGGCAGAGATTGAAGCATGGGCTTGCCATACAAGCTGTGATTTTACCCTTGAAATGATCGAGGGGGATCATTTTTTCCTGCAGAAAAGAAGGGAATTTCTTTTGCAATCTGTCTTGCGAATTGTATACAAACACTTGAAATTAAGCTATAAAGAAAAGGGTTGTCAATCATGA
- a CDS encoding helix-turn-helix domain-containing protein: MENMAPKYKVFNPKNENCTVCAVLNSIYRSDSFQIETEIPKQFGKGYYQRIIVKPSMEINISDVTFFERMTMVGGQGNPQYCFAFCLGDQFRWRLEGNKEEYEIECGENYIFSGNQVKSICSFNPGQRFWGVSIQLDSEVIKSLIHYMEKEHSCTGLLGSSIFYKRKFSYNIKRILNDISHCPYRDNIKRIYLEGKILELIGVYMDELIFEKGSRHSSVKLSSSDMEALHKARRVLDENIISPPTIGELARLVCLNEYKLKNGFKGLFGMPVHAYVIDKRLEMARFLLEYKKLGVTEAVLHVGYNDASHFAEKFRKKYGFNPSEYTKSL, from the coding sequence ATGGAAAATATGGCTCCAAAATATAAGGTTTTTAATCCGAAAAACGAAAATTGCACTGTATGTGCCGTGCTTAACAGCATTTACAGATCGGATTCGTTTCAGATAGAGACGGAAATACCAAAACAATTTGGAAAGGGTTATTACCAGAGAATTATTGTCAAACCCTCAATGGAAATAAATATATCCGATGTGACTTTTTTTGAACGTATGACAATGGTGGGAGGACAGGGCAATCCCCAGTATTGTTTTGCTTTTTGCCTGGGAGATCAATTCCGGTGGAGGCTGGAAGGGAATAAAGAGGAATATGAAATAGAATGCGGAGAAAACTATATATTCAGCGGAAATCAGGTAAAAAGTATATGCAGCTTCAATCCAGGTCAGCGGTTTTGGGGGGTAAGCATACAGTTAGACTCTGAAGTGATAAAAAGTCTTATTCATTATATGGAAAAAGAGCACTCTTGCACCGGATTACTTGGAAGCAGTATTTTTTATAAAAGAAAATTTTCATACAACATCAAGCGGATTCTAAATGATATAAGCCATTGCCCTTATCGGGATAATATAAAAAGGATATATCTTGAAGGGAAAATACTGGAATTGATTGGCGTTTATATGGATGAACTAATCTTTGAAAAAGGATCACGGCATTCCTCAGTCAAGCTTTCTTCATCTGATATGGAGGCGCTTCATAAAGCCAGAAGGGTTCTTGATGAAAATATTATATCTCCGCCAACGATAGGAGAGCTTGCCAGGCTGGTATGCCTTAATGAATATAAGCTTAAAAACGGCTTTAAGGGGTTGTTTGGCATGCCTGTTCATGCCTATGTCATTGATAAAAGGTTGGAGATGGCACGGTTTTTGTTGGAGTATAAAAAGCTGGGTGTTACTGAGGCGGTATTGCACGTAGGCTATAATGACGCCAGCCACTTTGCTGAGAAATTTAGGAAAAAGTATGGTTTCAATCCATCGGAATACACTAAAAGTTTGTAG
- a CDS encoding CbiX/SirB N-terminal domain-containing protein — protein MFRSGIKGLAVILLLLLDMFYVVPFCGAAEENIGVLVVAHGSDEASWNATVQQAVAEIALPYPVELGFLEFTEPDIHAAVEALEARGVDKIIAVPLFISSYSNHIEEIKYVLGLRPDLPEAEEPAGGHPGGGGDGIEEEDLTPVDTGAEIVLTPALDDHVMVAGILADRLKTISQNPSEEIAVLVGHGPDTGEGRQKWQETFESLAGRLKALLNLKDAGYGFALMGEPSVRDSVYKAVYQGDVLVVPVMLSEGYFTDTVIPHTLLTDLDYRYPDAGNRALMPHSNIARFIELRVNDVVLPPLEIKKEGDLSPVNYTDVALEEDGKFCVCGSFAFRAMQAALAELWPGEIPEQDRIYVQGPYSDGVEAALERITGSGHFSLEDREQNTGFYNFKVTDKLNRKAVNITVKPEVYPENFFELKKKVKEGTAISEEKQEFQAKRVQLVEKLRWDSLEQLFTLETVQSGSTGILVLAHGSGQDSWNQPVIDAVQNVKSPFPVEAGFLESVPGKDIPTAIRKLEAQGVERIIAVPIFVASASGHIEEIKYMLGLPSSITPEEAVAEGLEPIQHSAVIELTPALDDHILVAGILNDRIASVSQQAAQEVVVLAAHGTSSTEELAVWKHNLTSLGQKLKEKHGFLDVDYGFAAVGEPGLRAVVEDRQTAHPGASLIVMPVMLSEGTLTSNKIPSVLAGLEYIYPTAGQRSLLPHNNISHLISARANDAVLGSLQVKQGDNLLSISYSDVGIEEDGKVCVCGSFAFRAMQVAFDQLWANEVPRQEYIKVIAYNPSDGTEYTLKMIAGVGNYSFDETINDSIYTTPDLYTYRVTNKSTGRSIVIKPGPEVFPEDFFSLKAKVVNGTATAEEKQGFQSLRSQVEEKLRWQTADKILTCLLVSETGSGGGGGGGSSSSRPEVDVYVPAKDAADIAPDVEVSVTFDVTVEAVSDTSLDGITLKDAAGNKVGGVKATLSGKKLSLSHDAFDPGVNYMVNIPSGAVKRQGSSSSAYYNREIQWSFTTGKQSVPVEEADHPKMPYPDVPAGHWAAGDIAKLYREGIMKGYPDGSFKPENNITRAEFTVLLVKAMGWQPSSTGLDFADSGVIPPWAGGSIAAAVENGALSGYEDGTFQADRLINRAEIAVIIVRAMGKQIDTLRPEALTFSDAGAVADWARGYVAEAVEQGIIKGKPGNLFAPGDSATRAEAAAMVARMMENMGK, from the coding sequence ATGTTTAGGTCCGGTATTAAAGGGCTTGCTGTGATTTTACTGCTGCTTTTGGATATGTTTTACGTTGTCCCGTTTTGCGGGGCCGCGGAAGAAAATATAGGTGTTCTGGTGGTGGCCCACGGCTCCGATGAAGCCTCATGGAACGCTACGGTTCAGCAGGCGGTAGCAGAGATCGCTCTGCCTTATCCTGTGGAGTTGGGTTTCTTGGAATTTACCGAGCCGGATATTCATGCCGCGGTAGAAGCTTTGGAAGCGAGGGGTGTTGATAAAATCATTGCCGTGCCCCTGTTTATTTCTTCTTATTCCAACCATATCGAAGAGATTAAATATGTGTTGGGCTTGAGACCTGATCTTCCGGAAGCGGAGGAACCTGCCGGAGGGCACCCCGGCGGAGGCGGGGATGGCATCGAAGAAGAGGATCTGACGCCGGTGGATACCGGGGCTGAGATTGTGCTAACCCCGGCCCTGGATGACCATGTGATGGTGGCGGGAATCCTGGCCGACCGGTTGAAGACCATCAGTCAGAATCCAAGCGAGGAAATAGCCGTGCTGGTGGGGCACGGTCCGGATACCGGGGAAGGCCGGCAAAAGTGGCAGGAAACCTTTGAATCTCTGGCCGGCCGTCTAAAAGCTTTACTCAATTTAAAGGATGCCGGCTATGGTTTTGCGCTTATGGGCGAGCCCTCCGTTCGTGATTCGGTTTACAAAGCCGTTTACCAGGGGGATGTGCTGGTGGTGCCGGTGATGTTGAGTGAAGGGTACTTTACCGACACGGTAATCCCACATACACTATTGACTGACTTAGATTACCGCTATCCGGATGCCGGTAACAGAGCTTTAATGCCTCATTCAAATATTGCCCGCTTTATTGAGTTAAGGGTGAATGACGTGGTTCTGCCGCCCTTGGAGATTAAAAAGGAAGGCGATCTTTCTCCGGTCAACTATACCGATGTGGCGCTGGAGGAGGACGGTAAATTTTGTGTTTGTGGATCCTTTGCTTTTCGAGCGATGCAGGCAGCTCTAGCTGAGCTTTGGCCCGGTGAAATACCTGAGCAAGATAGGATCTATGTTCAAGGTCCTTATTCCGACGGAGTGGAAGCCGCGCTGGAAAGAATTACGGGCAGCGGCCACTTCAGTTTGGAGGATCGGGAACAGAATACAGGTTTCTATAATTTTAAGGTAACGGATAAGCTCAACCGAAAAGCCGTCAACATCACTGTCAAACCGGAAGTATATCCGGAGAACTTCTTTGAACTGAAGAAAAAAGTCAAAGAGGGAACAGCCATTTCGGAGGAAAAGCAAGAGTTTCAAGCCAAGCGTGTCCAGTTGGTGGAAAAGCTGCGCTGGGATAGCCTGGAGCAGCTGTTCACCCTGGAAACGGTTCAGTCAGGCAGTACCGGTATCCTGGTTTTGGCCCATGGTTCAGGCCAGGACAGTTGGAACCAGCCTGTCATTGACGCGGTTCAGAACGTAAAAAGCCCTTTCCCGGTAGAAGCCGGTTTCCTGGAATCTGTTCCGGGTAAGGATATTCCTACAGCTATTCGAAAACTGGAGGCACAGGGTGTGGAACGCATCATTGCCGTACCAATTTTCGTTGCTTCAGCCTCAGGTCATATAGAGGAAATTAAGTATATGCTGGGGTTACCCAGTTCCATCACCCCTGAGGAGGCAGTCGCGGAGGGTTTGGAGCCGATTCAGCACAGCGCCGTCATTGAATTGACCCCTGCGCTGGATGATCATATTCTGGTGGCTGGCATTCTGAACGATCGCATCGCTTCAGTTAGTCAGCAAGCCGCTCAGGAAGTGGTGGTGTTAGCCGCGCACGGAACATCGTCAACTGAGGAACTGGCAGTCTGGAAGCATAACCTGACTTCGCTGGGTCAAAAACTTAAAGAAAAACATGGTTTTTTAGATGTGGACTATGGTTTTGCCGCCGTAGGTGAACCAGGACTACGGGCAGTGGTAGAAGACCGGCAAACAGCTCACCCCGGTGCTTCACTAATTGTCATGCCGGTTATGCTTTCTGAAGGCACTCTTACCAGCAATAAGATCCCGTCGGTACTGGCTGGTTTAGAATATATATATCCCACGGCAGGGCAGCGTTCTTTATTGCCGCACAACAATATTTCTCACTTAATTTCAGCCCGCGCCAATGATGCTGTGCTGGGTTCCCTTCAGGTTAAACAGGGTGACAATCTGCTCTCGATTTCGTATTCAGACGTCGGCATAGAAGAAGACGGAAAGGTTTGTGTCTGCGGATCCTTTGCCTTCCGGGCGATGCAGGTTGCCTTTGATCAATTGTGGGCAAACGAAGTTCCCCGGCAGGAGTATATCAAAGTAATTGCCTATAATCCTTCCGATGGCACGGAATATACACTGAAAATGATTGCCGGTGTGGGGAATTATTCTTTTGACGAAACAATTAATGATTCCATTTATACAACTCCTGATCTTTATACTTACAGGGTGACAAACAAATCTACGGGCCGGTCCATAGTTATCAAGCCTGGGCCGGAGGTCTTTCCTGAAGACTTCTTCAGTTTAAAGGCCAAGGTGGTAAACGGTACTGCCACCGCTGAAGAAAAACAGGGATTTCAGAGCCTGAGAAGCCAGGTGGAAGAGAAGCTGCGCTGGCAAACGGCAGATAAAATCCTGACCTGCCTGTTGGTAAGCGAGACAGGCTCGGGAGGAGGCGGCGGTGGCGGCAGCTCTTCCTCACGACCGGAGGTTGACGTGTATGTTCCGGCGAAGGATGCCGCAGATATTGCTCCGGACGTCGAGGTAAGTGTAACCTTCGACGTGACGGTGGAAGCAGTTTCCGATACTTCTCTGGATGGCATTACCCTCAAAGACGCCGCCGGAAACAAAGTGGGCGGCGTGAAAGCCACCTTGAGCGGTAAGAAACTGAGCCTGTCTCATGACGCCTTTGACCCCGGGGTGAATTACATGGTCAATATCCCCTCCGGGGCGGTGAAGCGCCAGGGATCCAGTTCCTCTGCCTACTACAACAGAGAAATCCAATGGAGCTTTACCACCGGTAAACAGTCCGTTCCTGTGGAGGAAGCCGACCACCCGAAGATGCCGTATCCCGATGTGCCTGCGGGGCACTGGGCTGCCGGTGACATTGCAAAACTCTACCGGGAAGGCATTATGAAGGGGTACCCGGATGGCAGCTTTAAGCCGGAAAACAATATCACCAGGGCTGAATTCACAGTGTTGCTGGTAAAAGCCATGGGATGGCAGCCTTCGTCCACCGGACTTGATTTCGCAGATTCCGGCGTTATCCCTCCCTGGGCCGGGGGCAGTATTGCCGCCGCAGTGGAGAATGGTGCTTTAAGTGGCTACGAAGACGGCACCTTCCAGGCCGACCGGCTGATCAACCGCGCCGAGATAGCGGTAATAATCGTGCGAGCCATGGGTAAGCAAATCGATACGTTGCGACCGGAGGCGTTGACCTTCAGCGATGCCGGCGCCGTCGCGGATTGGGCCAGGGGCTATGTGGCCGAAGCCGTGGAGCAGGGTATTATCAAAGGAAAACCGGGCAACCTCTTTGCGCCCGGTGACAGCGCCACCCGCGCCGAAGCGGCGGCAATGGTGGCCAGGATGATGGAAAATATGGGTAAATAA
- a CDS encoding transposase, whose protein sequence is MDSTKNDNTLEYREVQRLRRIWCEGTFGTLKQQHNLKMTFKRGIDNIREQCLLSALAINIKRIIKSTAP, encoded by the coding sequence ATTGACTCCACTAAAAATGATAATACCTTAGAATACCGGGAAGTTCAACGTTTACGTAGAATTTGGTGTGAAGGTACATTTGGAACATTAAAGCAGCAGCATAACCTTAAAATGACATTTAAGAGGGGTATTGATAATATTCGAGAACAATGCCTCTTATCGGCATTGGCAATTAACATAAAAAGAATTATAAAGTCAACAGCCCCTTAA
- a CDS encoding DUF6661 family protein: protein MRIDESGIVFEFNDKLTVDKFDDTGYYQNYFKKLTGGKGVDFILNSDDTLMLIEVKNCAGYESDNRWRIFANNSKRDTTATMVDTDDRDSLDIEIPKKVAMTLACLCGAHSQPQFQTHSNVLKKYFNFIRSNNISSEKNKIKIVLFLEGDFASKKMPQKLILTTLGRKIKEKLSWLNCNIIVENIESHHNNYYTASIIK, encoded by the coding sequence ATGAGGATCGATGAAAGTGGCATCGTCTTTGAATTTAACGATAAACTTACTGTAGATAAATTTGATGATACTGGATATTACCAAAATTACTTTAAGAAATTAACTGGAGGCAAGGGAGTAGATTTCATTCTAAATTCGGATGATACTCTTATGCTAATAGAAGTCAAAAATTGTGCCGGATACGAGAGCGACAATAGATGGAGAATTTTTGCTAATAATAGCAAACGTGATACAACCGCAACAATGGTTGACACCGATGACCGGGACAGCCTTGATATTGAAATACCAAAAAAAGTAGCAATGACATTAGCATGTTTGTGTGGTGCACATTCTCAGCCACAATTTCAAACACATAGCAACGTATTGAAGAAGTATTTTAATTTTATCAGGTCGAACAATATATCTTCAGAGAAAAACAAAATAAAAATTGTTTTGTTTTTGGAGGGAGACTTTGCCTCAAAAAAAATGCCGCAAAAGCTGATTTTGACCACTTTGGGTAGAAAAATAAAAGAGAAACTCTCTTGGCTTAATTGTAATATTATTGTTGAAAATATTGAAAGTCATCACAATAACTATTACACTGCTAGCATAATAAAGTAA
- a CDS encoding ATP-binding protein has translation MIYISKLFLKDFMLFNSLNIDFSKNINIISGENSTGKTAILKLLYSVTKSISEANKAKSELTKEQNENLLVSKLQGVFRPDDDKIGRLVTRIQGRNRSDIVITVNSNSKLEFSFSTNKEKHVNIGQTLRRFVKAVEPIYFPPKEIISATENFTSLYKEYHIAFEETYYDLALLLDKPLKRGANTAKQNKILESFNRIINGNIIQRGKKFYLKVDGQGEFEMGLLSEGYRKLSTIIYLILSGSLNNNSILFWDEPETNMNPKMIEPIVQALVVLATMGVQIFIATHDYFVQQSFSMISEYKQLTLDNIDVKFICLYKEDDSIFFESGPTLLDLQHNAIMQEFDHLYDREQRLFYEDR, from the coding sequence ATAATTTATATTAGCAAATTATTTCTTAAGGATTTTATGCTTTTTAATTCCCTTAATATTGATTTTTCCAAGAATATCAATATTATTAGCGGAGAAAACAGCACTGGTAAGACGGCTATTTTAAAACTGTTGTATTCGGTAACCAAATCAATAAGTGAGGCTAACAAAGCCAAGTCAGAGTTAACAAAAGAACAGAATGAAAATCTTTTAGTTTCAAAGCTTCAAGGCGTTTTTAGACCTGATGATGATAAAATTGGACGTTTAGTTACACGCATTCAGGGAAGAAATCGTTCTGATATAGTTATAACAGTAAATAGTAATTCTAAACTTGAATTTAGTTTTAGTACAAATAAAGAAAAGCATGTGAATATCGGGCAAACCTTAAGAAGATTCGTAAAAGCAGTTGAGCCAATATATTTTCCACCTAAAGAAATAATCTCGGCTACAGAGAATTTTACTTCATTATACAAAGAATACCATATTGCTTTTGAAGAAACTTATTATGATTTGGCTCTTTTACTTGATAAGCCGTTAAAGCGTGGAGCAAATACTGCTAAGCAAAATAAAATATTGGAAAGCTTTAATAGAATAATAAATGGAAACATAATTCAAAGGGGTAAGAAGTTTTACCTTAAAGTGGATGGACAAGGTGAGTTTGAGATGGGTTTGCTTTCCGAAGGATATCGAAAACTTTCAACTATTATATATTTAATCCTTTCTGGAAGTTTAAATAATAACTCAATTCTATTTTGGGATGAGCCGGAGACAAATATGAATCCTAAAATGATAGAACCGATAGTACAAGCTTTAGTAGTACTAGCAACCATGGGAGTCCAAATTTTTATTGCGACACATGACTACTTTGTACAGCAGAGTTTTTCCATGATTTCCGAGTATAAACAGCTTACTCTGGATAATATTGATGTTAAATTCATTTGCCTTTATAAGGAAGATGATAGTATCTTTTTTGAATCCGGCCCTACATTGTTAGATTTACAGCATAATGCTATTATGCAAGAATTTGATCACCTTTATGATAGAGAACAGAGGTTATTCTATGAGGATCGATGA
- a CDS encoding RNA-guided endonuclease InsQ/TnpB family protein yields MQIVYRFEMRPTKEQQKKMFHTLKLCRKLYNWSLSERQRVYKETGQGLTYNKQQNMLPGYTKEHLEYKQVHSQVMQDTLRRVDFAYQRFFAKEAGYPRFKNRDHYTSFTYPQVDAVNKTFSKPGKIYLSKIGFVKMTTYREFDASQISRVNIKYYGGKWYANLTAEVEVAENLTDRTKSTGIDMGLEHFAVLSDSTEIETPKYYLKSEKKLAKQQRRLSRKKKGSNNRGKAKTKVAKLHAKITNQRKDFLHKTSFEIAQSHDIIIMEDLRIKNMVKNHRLAKSIHDASWGTFRNLVEYKCHRYGKIFLPVPPHGTSQTCLCGANVPKDLSVRVHRCPACGMVMPRDLVSAILIERRGLEMLVA; encoded by the coding sequence TTGCAAATTGTCTACCGGTTTGAAATGCGTCCGACCAAAGAGCAACAGAAAAAAATGTTTCACACACTAAAACTTTGCCGGAAACTCTATAACTGGTCTTTATCTGAGCGTCAGCGTGTGTATAAAGAAACCGGCCAAGGGTTGACATATAATAAACAGCAGAATATGCTGCCGGGCTATACAAAAGAACATCTGGAATACAAGCAAGTTCACAGTCAGGTAATGCAGGATACTTTGCGCCGGGTAGACTTTGCCTATCAGCGGTTTTTTGCCAAAGAAGCCGGATACCCCCGGTTCAAAAACCGTGACCATTACACATCATTTACCTATCCCCAGGTGGATGCTGTAAATAAAACTTTCTCTAAGCCGGGTAAAATTTATCTTTCTAAAATAGGTTTCGTAAAAATGACAACTTACCGGGAATTTGATGCCAGTCAAATATCCAGGGTTAACATAAAGTATTACGGTGGTAAGTGGTACGCTAATTTGACAGCCGAAGTGGAAGTAGCCGAAAATCTTACTGACAGAACCAAATCCACCGGAATAGACATGGGTCTTGAGCATTTTGCCGTACTGTCTGACAGTACAGAGATAGAAACCCCAAAGTACTATCTTAAATCGGAAAAGAAGTTAGCTAAACAACAGCGCAGACTCTCCCGCAAAAAGAAAGGTTCTAACAACCGAGGGAAAGCCAAAACTAAGGTTGCCAAACTTCATGCCAAGATAACTAATCAACGAAAAGACTTTTTGCATAAGACAAGCTTTGAGATAGCTCAAAGCCATGACATTATTATCATGGAAGATCTGCGAATCAAAAATATGGTCAAAAACCACCGTCTAGCTAAAAGCATACATGATGCTTCATGGGGTACATTCAGAAACCTTGTTGAGTATAAATGTCACAGATATGGTAAGATATTTCTTCCTGTCCCTCCTCATGGCACTTCCCAGACATGTCTTTGTGGTGCCAATGTGCCAAAGGATTTGAGTGTCAGAGTGCACCGGTGTCCTGCTTGTGGAATGGTTATGCCCAGGGATTTGGTGTCAGCCATATTGATAGAACGTCGTGGCTTAGAAATGCTAGTGGCTTAG